In the Streptomyces sp. cg36 genome, one interval contains:
- a CDS encoding carbohydrate ABC transporter permease, protein MSTRTLISPAALGRTRGKAVYWTVFTLVIVVFTLVFAGPLYWMATNGLKSTDEFTRIPPTLVPHGAHTENYAHAWKVMDLARLLRNTLWYACGALVFQLVLDVAAAYSLSRLRPLFGREILAMMLATLMIPAAVLVVPQYLTVLDVPVFRRNLLDSPWVIWLPSVTNAFNIFLLKRFFDSIPRELLDAAAIDGASPLRTLRSVVLPVSRPVLGVVSIFAVVGVWKDFLWPMLTLPDPSRQTLNVGIYSLAQGVPENWLTAALAMASLPTLIVFLVFQRNIMSGLTAGGLKG, encoded by the coding sequence ATGTCGACACGCACCCTGATCTCACCGGCGGCCCTGGGCCGGACCCGGGGCAAGGCCGTCTACTGGACCGTGTTCACCCTGGTGATCGTGGTGTTCACGCTGGTCTTCGCGGGGCCGCTGTACTGGATGGCGACCAACGGGCTGAAATCGACCGACGAGTTCACCCGGATCCCGCCCACCCTGGTCCCGCACGGCGCCCACACCGAGAACTACGCCCACGCCTGGAAGGTCATGGACCTGGCCCGGCTGCTGCGCAACACCCTCTGGTACGCGTGCGGCGCGCTGGTCTTCCAGCTGGTCCTGGACGTCGCCGCGGCCTACTCGCTCTCCCGCCTGCGGCCCCTGTTCGGCCGGGAGATCCTCGCGATGATGCTGGCCACGCTGATGATCCCGGCGGCCGTCCTCGTCGTACCGCAGTACCTCACGGTGCTGGACGTGCCGGTCTTCCGGCGCAATCTGCTGGACTCGCCCTGGGTGATCTGGCTGCCGTCCGTCACCAACGCCTTCAACATCTTCCTGCTGAAGCGGTTCTTCGACTCGATCCCGCGCGAGCTGCTGGACGCCGCCGCCATCGACGGGGCCTCGCCCCTGCGCACCCTGCGGTCCGTGGTGCTGCCCGTCTCCCGGCCCGTCCTCGGCGTCGTCTCGATCTTCGCGGTGGTCGGCGTCTGGAAGGACTTCCTCTGGCCGATGCTCACCCTGCCCGACCCCTCCCGGCAGACCCTCAACGTCGGCATCTACTCGCTGGCCCAGGGCGTCCCCGAGAACTGGCTGACGGCCGCGCTCGCCATGGCCAGCCTGCCCACGCTCATCGTCTTCCTGGTCTTCCAGCGCAACATCATGAGCGGTCTGACCGCGGGCGGCCTCAAGGGCTGA